One segment of Thermococcus alcaliphilus DNA contains the following:
- a CDS encoding monovalent cation/H+ antiporter subunit E: MSFIVAFIWSLVLWLVLTAGTKGMLWSTEEVIAGIIFAMIIGFSTRNIIGEKTQRFLNPVKWLGFIVYALGPLFWGMVKANLDVAYRVITGKIKPGIVRVPVDLENEAQYTILSNSITLTPGTLTVDACPEEKALYVHWIYVKEEEPESSEPVAGSFEKWARRLGR, encoded by the coding sequence ATGAGTTTCATTGTTGCATTTATATGGTCGCTCGTGCTCTGGCTTGTACTTACAGCAGGTACTAAGGGAATGCTCTGGAGCACAGAAGAGGTGATAGCAGGGATTATATTCGCTATGATAATTGGGTTTTCAACAAGGAACATCATAGGAGAAAAGACACAGAGATTTCTAAATCCAGTAAAATGGCTTGGGTTTATTGTTTATGCATTGGGTCCCCTCTTCTGGGGAATGGTAAAAGCAAATTTAGACGTTGCTTATAGAGTGATTACCGGAAAAATAAAACCTGGAATTGTTAGAGTGCCCGTTGATCTTGAAAATGAGGCTCAATATACTATACTGAGCAATTCAATTACTCTCACTCCTGGAACTCTGACTGTAGATGCCTGTCCAGAAGAAAAAGCCCTCTACGTTCATTGGATTTATGTAAAAGAAGAAGAGCCAGAAAGTTCTGAGCCTGTCGCAGGTTCTTTTGAAAAATGGGCAAGGAGGTTGGGGAGATGA
- a CDS encoding CBS domain-containing protein produces MVGISVQEVMTEKFAKIDINAPLSEAIGIFEKEDPDLIVVFDGKLYKGVLTQDLIIRSHLKWDPTKAKVRDVYKPAPVVKPDEDLSLAAKLMIETDLRSLPVGEDKNNVIGVISDIALLERVAKEEFGKRPVKEFMSSDVITLKPYDTVAKALATMRDHAISRIPVVNEEGKLEGLVTLHDLIIRFIKPRFRAQFGEVAGEKIPPFSTQLREVMFRGVITIKPEASVREAVELMKEHNIDGLVVVDNENVVRGVLTVKDLLLPISRMVEQKARFYLQLGGDAHYLSDFTRERIISDIRRFVEGYEDLLGNEGIIYLRIRRFPEKLRGVHLYQARMRIVTDKGQFIATGETWGAIQAVHDALRAIERQILQKVELQRETKHTRRFIEYLGF; encoded by the coding sequence ATGGTCGGGATTTCTGTCCAGGAAGTTATGACAGAAAAATTTGCAAAAATCGACATAAACGCCCCCCTTTCTGAGGCGATTGGAATTTTTGAAAAAGAAGATCCGGATTTAATTGTTGTTTTTGATGGAAAGCTGTATAAGGGTGTATTGACCCAAGACTTGATAATCCGCTCCCACTTAAAGTGGGATCCGACAAAGGCTAAGGTTAGGGATGTATACAAGCCCGCACCCGTTGTAAAACCTGATGAAGATCTAAGTTTAGCGGCTAAACTTATGATAGAGACTGACTTACGTTCACTCCCTGTTGGGGAGGATAAGAACAATGTTATTGGTGTAATAAGCGATATTGCCCTACTTGAGAGGGTTGCCAAGGAAGAATTTGGAAAAAGACCCGTAAAAGAGTTCATGAGCAGCGATGTAATCACTCTCAAACCGTATGATACCGTAGCTAAGGCACTTGCAACAATGAGAGATCATGCTATCTCAAGAATTCCAGTTGTAAACGAAGAGGGAAAGCTCGAAGGCTTGGTAACACTGCACGACCTGATTATCAGGTTTATAAAACCCAGATTCAGAGCACAGTTTGGAGAAGTAGCTGGAGAAAAAATCCCACCGTTCTCAACTCAGCTTAGGGAAGTCATGTTTAGAGGAGTGATAACAATAAAGCCTGAAGCAAGCGTTAGGGAAGCCGTGGAGTTAATGAAGGAGCACAACATCGATGGGCTTGTTGTAGTTGATAATGAAAACGTAGTTAGAGGAGTTCTTACGGTTAAGGATCTCCTGCTCCCAATATCAAGAATGGTTGAGCAGAAGGCCAGGTTCTACTTACAGCTTGGTGGAGATGCCCACTATTTAAGTGACTTTACAAGGGAGAGAATAATCTCCGACATAAGGAGATTTGTTGAGGGGTATGAAGACCTTCTCGGAAATGAAGGAATAATATACCTTAGGATCAGGAGATTCCCGGAGAAACTCCGCGGGGTTCACCTCTACCAAGCAAGGATGAGAATTGTGACTGACAAAGGGCAGTTTATAGCCACGGGTGAAACATGGGGAGCAATACAGGCAGTTCATGATGCCTTGAGGGCCATAGAAAGGCAGATACTCCAAAAAGTGGAGCTTCAAAGAGAGACAAAGCACACCAGGAGGTTTATAGAGTATCTTGGCTTCTGA
- a CDS encoding undecaprenyl-diphosphate phosphatase has product MEYYQAIFIGLLQGITEWLPISSSGQVMLFLINLLKIPPEQAYSYSLLLHLGTLMALFFKFRYDLGRILLKLILFRWEEEERFLFYSTLFTGIIGLPIYKTFKIVASSFNGEAINGIIGIALILTGVILKKAQEAPLEKLEKGLKKEKEEVTIFDAIVAGVAQGIAVIPGISRSGMTVGSLLLLGVKQEKAVRLSFLMAIPAITGALFLELPEVSSTSEPLTIPLAAVITAFVVSLLMIEVMLKIAKRLNFSKFCIFFGFIALIASLLGVLA; this is encoded by the coding sequence ATGGAGTATTACCAAGCCATTTTTATTGGACTACTGCAAGGGATTACGGAGTGGTTACCAATAAGCAGTTCTGGACAGGTAATGCTATTTTTAATAAACCTTCTCAAGATTCCCCCAGAACAGGCTTATTCTTACTCGTTGCTTTTGCATTTGGGGACTCTCATGGCCTTATTTTTCAAATTTAGATACGATCTGGGCAGAATTCTGCTCAAATTAATTCTCTTTAGATGGGAAGAAGAGGAAAGGTTCTTATTCTATTCCACCCTATTCACGGGAATAATAGGTCTGCCCATTTACAAAACTTTCAAGATTGTTGCATCTTCATTCAATGGAGAAGCAATTAACGGAATAATAGGTATAGCCCTAATACTTACCGGTGTAATCTTAAAGAAAGCTCAAGAAGCTCCTTTGGAAAAGCTGGAAAAAGGATTAAAAAAGGAAAAAGAGGAAGTTACAATATTCGATGCAATAGTTGCAGGAGTGGCGCAGGGAATAGCAGTAATCCCGGGAATATCAAGATCGGGGATGACAGTGGGGAGTCTATTGCTCTTAGGCGTAAAACAAGAAAAAGCTGTAAGGCTTAGTTTTTTAATGGCAATTCCCGCTATTACAGGAGCGCTATTTCTAGAGCTACCCGAGGTTTCAAGTACTTCTGAACCCCTAACAATCCCATTAGCTGCAGTTATAACTGCATTTGTAGTTAGCCTCCTTATGATTGAGGTCATGCTGAAAATTGCCAAGCGGCTTAACTTTTCCAAGTTCTGCATTTTCTTTGGTTTCATAGCTTTGATAGCATCTCTTTTGGGGGTGTTGGCATGA
- the glmU gene encoding bifunctional sugar-1-phosphate nucleotidylyltransferase/acetyltransferase, whose translation MKGVVLAAGKGERLRPLTDDRPKVMLKVANKAIIDYVFENIYPFVDEFIVVVRYQKEKLMDYLGDEYGGKPITYVEQVEGEGTAKAIYSAIEYVENEEFLAVNGDIYFEREGIKTLLQSFRKSSADAALLVKRFEDLTHFGMVEVEGELVKSIREKPGAVSGYANLGIYLFKPEVFEFIENTPQSQRGEYEITDTINLMIKEGKKVTYAVYEGYWNDIGRPWNLLELNEYILKNHLRHSIKGIVEEGATILPPVEIGEGTVVRSGSYIIGPVKIGKNSKIGPNCFIRPYTSIGNKCHIGNAVEIKNSIIMDHSNAPHLNYVGDSIVGENTNLGAGTITANLRHDNKTIKVEIKGKLEDSGRRKLGAIIGHNVKTGINVTIYPGRKIGSNSFIGPGVIVDKNVPPNVLVVAKQEKEIIER comes from the coding sequence ATGAAGGGTGTAGTGCTCGCGGCTGGAAAGGGTGAAAGACTAAGACCACTCACAGACGATAGACCAAAAGTTATGCTCAAGGTTGCAAATAAAGCGATAATAGATTACGTCTTTGAAAATATATATCCCTTTGTTGATGAGTTCATAGTAGTTGTGAGGTATCAAAAGGAAAAGCTCATGGATTACTTAGGAGACGAATACGGTGGGAAGCCAATAACCTACGTGGAGCAGGTAGAAGGAGAAGGGACAGCAAAAGCTATCTATTCCGCAATTGAATACGTAGAAAATGAGGAGTTTTTGGCAGTTAACGGGGACATATACTTTGAGAGGGAAGGCATAAAAACTCTTTTACAGTCCTTCAGAAAAAGTAGTGCTGATGCCGCGTTGCTTGTGAAGAGGTTTGAGGATTTAACCCATTTCGGAATGGTGGAGGTAGAGGGAGAGCTCGTAAAGAGCATTAGAGAAAAGCCCGGAGCTGTTTCCGGATACGCAAACTTAGGAATTTACTTATTCAAGCCAGAAGTTTTTGAGTTCATAGAGAACACCCCACAAAGCCAGCGCGGAGAATACGAGATAACGGACACAATAAACCTTATGATAAAAGAAGGCAAGAAAGTAACCTATGCGGTTTATGAGGGCTACTGGAACGATATAGGAAGACCGTGGAACCTCTTAGAGCTAAACGAGTACATTCTCAAAAACCATCTCCGGCACAGTATAAAAGGTATTGTGGAGGAAGGAGCAACAATTCTCCCCCCAGTGGAAATAGGAGAGGGGACGGTTGTTAGAAGCGGATCATACATCATAGGGCCAGTGAAAATCGGGAAAAACTCCAAAATAGGGCCTAATTGCTTTATAAGACCCTACACAAGCATTGGAAACAAGTGCCACATAGGAAACGCCGTTGAAATCAAAAACTCAATAATAATGGATCACAGCAACGCTCCTCACTTGAACTATGTAGGAGATTCAATTGTTGGAGAAAACACCAACCTAGGGGCTGGAACAATAACGGCTAACTTAAGACACGACAACAAAACTATAAAGGTGGAAATAAAAGGCAAACTCGAAGATAGCGGAAGAAGGAAACTGGGAGCGATAATAGGGCACAACGTGAAAACAGGAATTAACGTAACGATATATCCGGGAAGAAAAATAGGAAGCAACTCTTTTATTGGCCCAGGTGTGATAGTTGATAAGAACGTCCCTCCCAATGTGCTGGTTGTTGCTAAACAGGAAAAAGAGATTATAGAAAGGTGA
- a CDS encoding cation:proton antiporter, with protein MIFAEFFYGVMAIALGAFITLIRIMFGPSVPDRVVGVDTLNTLVVAGMILLGVAYDRVIYIDIAIVYALLSYIGTLVIAKYLQGGLE; from the coding sequence ATGATTTTTGCTGAATTTTTCTATGGAGTGATGGCAATCGCCCTTGGAGCATTTATAACTTTGATTCGCATCATGTTTGGCCCCAGTGTTCCCGATAGAGTTGTTGGCGTCGACACATTAAATACCCTTGTTGTAGCTGGAATGATTCTCCTAGGAGTAGCCTATGATAGAGTGATCTACATCGATATAGCCATAGTTTATGCTCTGCTCAGTTATATTGGGACTTTGGTAATTGCCAAGTATCTTCAGGGGGGATTAGAATGA
- a CDS encoding DUF835 domain-containing protein, with product MAFIPYLNFLSRWLLFLAVFYKAAKTREKRWGLITVALFVNALDVESYILTPLGVSIRPEAYDIASKIPNFFVAGLLTWGGIQLRKERSEFRDVVTLGIFAIAAYIWLFLLATEFFDRFEHSFAIKSSFPSFVFGASLIYVGYMLRNYVISKNTLEELFPWGLILLGAINLTYPFTRNIESIASVAFLLAAVFRLMAAVGALKFAIHPSEMAVFEKPKQQKPPEVKGAFIFKSKEELKKLIPNFFDQNVIMITRNPPKEKVPENTLVYWLTKMEESSIKADGKIYPVSPTRIDILIHLLTKNLESGYNAVYMDGFEYLMIENGFESAVKFLFDLKDRVVSEGKVIALIIDPRTLTEKQMALLEREFSNRI from the coding sequence GTGGCTTTCATTCCCTACCTTAATTTCCTCTCAAGATGGTTGCTTTTCCTTGCTGTGTTTTATAAAGCCGCAAAAACTAGGGAAAAAAGATGGGGATTAATAACCGTTGCATTATTTGTAAACGCCCTTGATGTGGAAAGTTATATCCTAACTCCTCTTGGTGTTTCCATTAGGCCAGAGGCGTATGACATTGCCTCTAAGATACCAAATTTCTTTGTAGCTGGCCTGCTAACTTGGGGAGGAATTCAGCTAAGGAAAGAGAGGAGCGAGTTTAGGGATGTTGTAACTTTAGGGATATTCGCCATTGCAGCATATATCTGGCTCTTTCTACTTGCAACGGAGTTTTTTGACAGGTTTGAACATTCATTTGCGATCAAATCATCATTTCCCAGCTTCGTCTTTGGAGCCTCCTTAATTTATGTTGGATACATGTTGAGGAACTACGTGATCTCCAAGAACACACTTGAGGAACTCTTTCCGTGGGGATTAATTCTTTTGGGAGCAATAAACTTAACATACCCGTTTACAAGAAACATTGAGTCAATTGCATCAGTGGCATTTCTGCTGGCAGCAGTTTTTCGATTAATGGCTGCAGTTGGAGCATTGAAATTTGCAATACATCCCTCCGAAATGGCAGTATTTGAAAAGCCAAAACAGCAAAAGCCTCCAGAAGTTAAGGGCGCATTTATCTTCAAAAGCAAAGAAGAACTGAAAAAACTAATCCCAAATTTCTTTGACCAAAACGTTATCATGATAACAAGAAACCCACCAAAAGAAAAAGTTCCCGAAAATACTTTAGTTTACTGGCTCACAAAAATGGAAGAGAGTAGCATCAAAGCAGACGGGAAAATCTATCCAGTCTCGCCAACGAGAATAGATATCTTGATTCATCTCCTAACCAAGAACCTTGAAAGCGGTTACAATGCAGTTTACATGGACGGATTCGAGTATTTAATGATAGAAAATGGATTTGAGAGTGCCGTTAAGTTCCTATTTGATTTGAAGGATAGAGTTGTAAGCGAGGGAAAGGTTATAGCTCTAATAATAGACCCGAGAACCCTAACCGAGAAGCAGATGGCACTTCTAGAAAGAGAATTTAGCAACAGAATATAA
- a CDS encoding TRAM domain-containing protein: MYGDRFGGRRFEAPVKVGERYKVKIESIGQGGDGIARIKGFVVFVPNTKVGDEVEIVINSVKRKFAFAEVI; encoded by the coding sequence ATGTATGGAGATAGATTTGGTGGAAGAAGATTTGAAGCTCCAGTTAAGGTTGGAGAAAGATATAAGGTAAAGATAGAGAGTATTGGACAAGGTGGAGATGGAATTGCTAGAATCAAAGGGTTTGTAGTATTCGTTCCAAACACAAAAGTTGGGGACGAAGTAGAGATTGTAATTAACAGTGTGAAGAGAAAATTCGCCTTCGCTGAAGTTATCTGA